One Parafrankia discariae DNA segment encodes these proteins:
- a CDS encoding DLW-39 family protein: MRKFTVVALVASAGALLTAARRRRNKDEIDLWREATSAAGNR; encoded by the coding sequence ATGCGCAAGTTCACTGTCGTCGCCCTGGTGGCGAGCGCCGGCGCACTCCTCACCGCCGCCCGCCGCCGCAGGAACAAGGACGAGATCGACCTGTGGCGCGAGGCGACGTCCGCGGCGGGGAACCGCTGA
- a CDS encoding YbhB/YbcL family Raf kinase inhibitor-like protein — translation MSLLDRNTAPDPLDLLPPLPSFSLSSDDLTDGSPLGLDQVFSGAGGADLSPHLSWTGFPARTESFAVTCFDPDAPTGSGFWHWVLVDVPASVTELAKGAGSGDLSGLPAGAYHVRNDWGTANYGGAAPPEGDRPHRYVFVVHAVDVPKLEIDATVAPAVVGFNLTFHSLARAVLRATYQR, via the coding sequence CCGCACCGGATCCGCTCGACCTGCTGCCCCCGCTGCCGTCGTTCTCGCTGAGCAGCGACGACCTGACCGACGGAAGCCCGCTCGGCCTGGACCAGGTGTTCAGCGGCGCCGGCGGCGCGGACCTGTCGCCGCACCTGTCCTGGACGGGTTTCCCCGCGCGGACCGAGAGCTTCGCCGTCACCTGCTTCGACCCGGACGCCCCGACCGGGAGCGGCTTCTGGCACTGGGTCCTCGTCGACGTGCCGGCCAGCGTGACGGAGCTGGCCAAGGGCGCCGGCAGCGGCGACCTCTCCGGGCTGCCGGCCGGGGCGTACCACGTCCGCAACGACTGGGGCACGGCGAACTACGGCGGCGCGGCGCCTCCTGAGGGGGACCGGCCGCACCGGTACGTCTTCGTCGTCCACGCCGTGGACGTCCCGAAGCTGGAGATCGACGCGACGGTGGCGCCCGCGGTCGTCGGGTTCAACCTGACCTTCCACAGCCTGGCGCGGGCCGTACTGCGGGCGACCTACCAGCGCTGA
- a CDS encoding polyamine ABC transporter substrate-binding protein, which translates to MTSNGRPGNPTAPDVSQGTVPDPALLRGLTRRRFDRRDLLRLTGAAGGAAFLAACGVGGEAGDSARAGDVAGYWSGRDKAGTLDFANWPLYMDVGATDTEHPSLDLFTRETDIKVTYHEVIRDNESFFAQIRPGLAGDRPIGYDLMVLTNGITLSRVIQLGYLAPLDHARLPAFAANADPSVKDPAYDPGNQFTVAWQSGITGIAYDPERTGREITGFADLMDPAFAGRVGMFGENQELPNLALLGIGVAPADSTPRDWRRAADRLIEQRDAGIVRRYYDQRYIDSLARGELWISMAWSGDVHQRLAAGTRLKFVVPEEGGLIWTDSMCIPKTAKHPVDALSYMDFVYRPDVAGMLAEHINYLTPVPAARDHVSAELAESTLLFPTRAELDRVHRFRMLTTEEEAEWNRIFQPVYQS; encoded by the coding sequence GTGACCAGCAACGGTCGGCCGGGGAATCCCACGGCACCGGACGTGTCGCAGGGGACGGTTCCCGATCCGGCACTGCTGCGCGGCCTGACCAGACGTCGCTTCGACCGGCGGGACCTCCTGCGCCTCACCGGGGCGGCCGGCGGTGCCGCGTTTCTGGCCGCCTGCGGGGTCGGGGGGGAGGCCGGTGATTCGGCGCGGGCCGGCGACGTCGCCGGCTACTGGTCGGGCCGGGACAAGGCGGGAACGCTCGACTTCGCGAACTGGCCGCTCTACATGGATGTCGGCGCCACCGACACGGAGCATCCCTCGCTCGACCTGTTCACCCGGGAGACAGACATCAAGGTCACCTATCACGAGGTGATCCGGGACAACGAGTCCTTCTTCGCCCAGATCCGGCCCGGTCTCGCCGGCGACCGGCCCATCGGGTACGACCTGATGGTCCTGACCAACGGCATCACCCTCAGCCGGGTCATCCAGCTCGGCTACCTCGCCCCGCTCGACCACGCAAGGCTGCCCGCCTTCGCCGCCAACGCCGACCCGAGCGTCAAGGATCCCGCCTACGATCCGGGAAACCAGTTCACCGTCGCCTGGCAGTCCGGTATCACCGGGATCGCCTACGACCCGGAGCGGACCGGCCGGGAGATCACCGGTTTCGCCGACCTCATGGACCCCGCCTTCGCCGGCAGGGTCGGAATGTTCGGTGAGAACCAGGAGCTGCCGAACCTGGCGTTACTCGGCATCGGTGTCGCCCCCGCCGACTCCACTCCGCGGGACTGGCGGCGCGCGGCCGACAGACTGATCGAGCAGCGCGACGCCGGAATCGTCCGCAGGTACTACGACCAGCGCTACATCGACTCGCTCGCCCGCGGCGAGCTGTGGATCTCGATGGCATGGTCGGGGGACGTCCACCAGCGGCTCGCGGCCGGCACGAGACTGAAGTTCGTGGTGCCGGAGGAAGGCGGCCTGATCTGGACCGACAGCATGTGCATCCCGAAGACCGCCAAGCACCCGGTGGACGCCCTCAGCTACATGGACTTCGTGTACAGGCCCGACGTCGCCGGGATGCTGGCCGAGCACATCAACTACCTGACGCCGGTGCCCGCCGCCCGTGACCATGTCTCCGCCGAGTTGGCCGAGTCCACGCTGCTGTTCCCGACCCGGGCGGAACTCGACCGCGTGCACCGCTTCCGGATGTTGACGACGGAGGAGGAGGCCGAGTGGAACAGGATCTTCCAGCCGGTCTACCAGTCCTAG
- a CDS encoding ParA family protein, with the protein MISMALFNNKGGVGKTTLAYHLAHMFQRMGHRVLAVDLDPQANLTAQFLDEDELASIWKEDDDLGSSAPRPAVLDPRRSRIGAGNGTLATAIEPIMEGVGDVRLSEPVTVEDGLWLLPGDVNLASFEDRLSAAWPNSFLGRDVAALRTTTALHRAIDHGARETGADIVIIDVGPNLGAINRAALLSADTILMPLAADLFSLRGLRNIGPTLRDWRMTWQGTILPRIPERIPAPRGLMMPIGYILVEPPARADRPSKGHGRWLDRIPGVFATSVLGSAVPAAGDRSFEIATMKNYAALMPLAQDARKPMFELRSGDGAVGGTQSAVRRCFSDFRELATKVRDRLVFIDPTLRRG; encoded by the coding sequence GTGATCTCGATGGCGCTGTTCAACAACAAGGGCGGCGTGGGCAAGACGACGCTCGCTTACCACCTGGCCCACATGTTCCAGCGGATGGGACACCGGGTGCTCGCCGTGGACCTCGACCCCCAGGCGAACCTGACCGCCCAGTTCCTGGACGAGGACGAGCTCGCCAGCATCTGGAAAGAGGACGACGACCTCGGATCCTCCGCGCCCCGGCCGGCCGTGCTCGACCCGCGCCGCAGCCGGATCGGAGCCGGCAACGGCACCCTGGCCACCGCCATCGAACCGATCATGGAAGGTGTCGGGGACGTCCGGCTGAGCGAGCCGGTCACCGTCGAGGACGGCCTGTGGCTCCTGCCCGGGGACGTCAATCTCGCCAGTTTCGAGGACCGGCTCTCCGCGGCGTGGCCCAACAGTTTCCTGGGCCGGGACGTCGCCGCGCTGCGCACCACCACCGCGCTGCACCGCGCCATCGACCACGGTGCCCGGGAGACCGGCGCGGACATCGTGATCATCGACGTGGGGCCGAACCTCGGTGCCATCAACCGCGCGGCGCTGCTCTCCGCCGACACGATCCTGATGCCCCTGGCGGCCGACCTCTTCTCGCTGCGCGGCCTGCGCAACATCGGACCCACCCTGCGGGACTGGCGGATGACCTGGCAGGGCACGATCCTGCCGCGGATCCCCGAGCGGATCCCGGCGCCGCGCGGCCTGATGATGCCGATCGGCTACATCCTGGTCGAACCGCCGGCCCGCGCGGACCGGCCGTCGAAAGGCCATGGGCGGTGGCTGGACCGCATCCCGGGCGTGTTCGCAACCTCCGTGCTCGGCTCGGCCGTCCCGGCCGCCGGTGACCGCTCCTTCGAGATCGCGACCATGAAGAACTACGCCGCGTTGATGCCCCTCGCCCAGGACGCCCGCAAGCCGATGTTCGAGCTGCGCTCCGGGGACGGCGCTGTCGGGGGAACGCAGAGCGCCGTACGGCGCTGCTTCTCGGACTTCCGGGAGCTGGCGACAAAGGTTCGGGACAGACTCGTCTTCATCGACCCGACGCTGCGCCGAGGCTGA
- a CDS encoding maleylpyruvate isomerase N-terminal domain-containing protein — protein sequence MPLDILLGCARSHARLLEAVARVDDLTARRPSLLPGWTVGHLVTHLARNADSHTSMFEAAAEGRTVAQYPGGLTQRDGGIEAGAHQPADLLLADLGAAVARLERAWDGTHVDVWRGGLGLTAARGATSLSDLVFLRWREAEIHLVDLALTDRGGPEWDDLSPAYVAAEWAWSTRLLPERLPAEVTVLLTPGDRPSRAVGRGSRVVRVDVPTLPALRWLTGRDVGDPAWPQLGPWT from the coding sequence GTGCCGCTCGACATCCTGCTGGGCTGCGCGCGCTCGCACGCCAGGCTGCTCGAAGCCGTCGCCCGCGTGGACGACCTGACCGCCCGCCGGCCGTCCCTGCTGCCCGGCTGGACCGTCGGCCACCTCGTCACCCACCTGGCGCGCAACGCCGACAGCCACACCTCGATGTTCGAGGCGGCGGCCGAAGGACGGACCGTCGCGCAGTACCCGGGCGGGCTGACCCAGCGCGACGGCGGCATCGAGGCGGGTGCCCACCAGCCGGCCGACCTGCTGCTCGCCGACCTCGGCGCCGCGGTGGCCCGGCTCGAACGAGCCTGGGACGGCACCCATGTCGACGTCTGGCGCGGCGGCCTGGGGCTGACCGCGGCGCGCGGCGCGACGAGCCTGTCCGACCTGGTGTTCCTGCGGTGGCGGGAGGCCGAGATCCACCTCGTCGACCTCGCGCTGACCGATCGCGGCGGCCCGGAGTGGGACGACCTCAGCCCCGCCTACGTCGCGGCCGAGTGGGCGTGGAGCACCCGGCTGCTGCCCGAACGGCTGCCCGCCGAGGTCACTGTCCTGCTCACCCCGGGGGACCGGCCGTCGCGCGCCGTGGGGCGGGGTTCGCGGGTCGTCCGGGTGGACGTCCCGACGCTGCCGGCGCTGCGCTGGCTGACCGGTCGGGACGTCGGCGACCCGGCCTGGCCGCAGCTGGGCCCCTGGACCTGA